The DNA sequence TAATCAACAAATTCTTCTAAAATACATTCTGATGTTTCAACTAATTTAATAGCTTTTTCAATAGCATTAATGTCATCTTTATTTTTTATTACAACTTGCCCTTTTCCGTCGTAGCCAAGTTGCGTTGTTTTCAAAATACACGGATAAGATGTCATATTTAAATAAATTTTCAAATTAGTTGAATTGTTTATAATGTGAAATCCGGCTGTTTTAATGTTCAAATTGCGGAATAAATTTTTTTCAAGAATACGGTTTTGCGAAATCATAAGTGGTGTTGTTGTTTGAAGACACTTTGGGTTTTTCTGATTAATTATCTCTAACGAATTAATTGGAATATTTTCGAATTCATAACTTACTATATCTGATTTAGAAAAAAGTTCAGATAGTTTTTTTTCATCACCGTATTGTCCAACAATTATTTCATCAGCATAAAAAGAAGCACTACATTTTTTATTAGGGTCTAAAATTATAACGTGCGTCTTATTATCTAAATATTTTAACGATAATGTCATTAGCATTGCTAATTGCCCGCCACCAATAATTCCAACTCTCTTCACTAAATTACCTCTTATTTTTTAATTCTTTATTGCTATTAAAAACATTTTCTTTCATGTTCTCTTTATAACTTTTAAGTTTATTTAAAAGAGTATTATCAAATAAACTTAAAATTTTGCATGCAAATAAAGCGGCATTGGCGGAATTATTCACACCCATTGTTGCAACCGGAGTTCCTTTTGGCATTTGAACTATTGACATAACAGCATCAACGCCTTGAAATTTATCACTAAATATTGGAACACCTATAACCGGTAATATAGTTAGTGATGCTACCATTCCTGGCAAATGAGCACTTCCGCCTGCTCCAGCAATAATAATATCATAGTGATTATGTGCATTTTTCGCGAAATCATACATTCATTCTGGTGTACGGTGAGCCGACACAACTTCTACATCATAATTAACACCCATTTGATCAAAAATTTTTGTGGCATCTTCCATTCCGAAAAAATCGTTTTTTGAACCCATAATGATTGCTATTTTATTTTTTAACATATTAAGCAATTCCTAATCTTTTATAAACAACAGGGATGTTGTCTAAAAATGCGGATAAAGAAAA is a window from the Mycoplasma sp. (ex Biomphalaria glabrata) genome containing:
- the purE gene encoding 5-(carboxyamino)imidazole ribonucleotide mutase, yielding MLKNKIAIIMGSKNDFFGMEDATKIFDQMGVNYDVEVVSAHRTPEWMYDFAKNAHNHYDIIIAGAGGSAHLPGMVASLTILPVIGVPIFSDKFQGVDAVMSIVQMPKGTPVATMGVNNSANAALFACKILSLFDNTLLNKLKSYKENMKENVFNSNKELKNKR